GTTCCGACGACCATGCCGGCGGGGCGTCCGTCCTCGGCCACCGCCGTGACCACGGCCACCCCGGTCGGGTAGTGCCCCAGCGTTTCGCGGAACAGCGCGGAATCGACGGCCTTGACCATGAAAGCTCCTTCAGTTGCTTGTGCCGTCGCGGACGCCCGGTGGGAGCCGGGACGCCCGCCACGGGCTTCTACCGGCTGCCGGGCTGCGGACGCCGGAAGCGACCCAGTCCGATCCTGCGGGTGGCGGGGGCCCGTCGCCAGGCGGCGAGGCCGACGGCGGCGAGGAGGGCGGTGCCGTTGAAGAGGTCGGGGATCCAGATGGGCAGGCCGGCGAGTTGCAGGCCTTTGACGCCGACGGCGAGGGTGTAGGCGGCGACGACGGTGCCCCAGATGTTGAAGCGGCCGCCGCGGAACTGGGTGGAGCCGAGGAAGACGGCGGCGATGACGGGGAGCAGGTAGCCCGGTCCGACGGTGGGGTCTCCGGTGGACAGCTGGGAGGTCAGCAGCAGCCCGGCGAGCCCGGCGACCACGCCGGAGGTCATCAGCGCGAAGAGGATGACCCGGGCGGGGCGCACCCCGACCAGCGCGGCGGCTTGCGGATTCCCGCCGGTGGCGTAGACGCGGCGGCCGGCCGGTGTGCGTTCGAGGACGTACCAGAGGAGTCCGGCGACGGCGAGCATGATGTAGACGGGGTAGGTGATGCCGAGGAGTTGGCCGGTGCCGAGTTCGGCGAAGCCGGTGGGGATGTTGACGATCTGCTGGCTGCTGGAGATCCAGGCGATGGCCGCGGCCAGCAGTGAGCTGACGGCGAGGGTGGCGATGAAGGAGGGGATCCGGGCGCGGGTGATCATCAGCCAGGAGAACAGGCCGACGGCCGCGCCGGCCACCAGTGACAGCAGGATGGCGAGTGGGGCGGGTACGTTGCCCACCAGCAGGCGGGCGGCGAGGATGGCTCCGAGTCCGACCTGGGCGCCGATGGCGAGGTCGATGACGCCGGCCGCGGTGGGGACGACCAGGCCGACGGCGACCAGGCAGGTGACGGCCTGGTCGGAGAGCAGGGAGCGCCAGGTGCCGGAGGTGAGGAAGGTGTCGGGGACCCACAGGGCGAACACCAGGACCATGAACGCGAGCAGGTACAGCGCGGAGATGTTGCGGAACGCCACCGCCCGCCGGACCCGCACCGACCAGGGCAGCTCCGGCAGCTCGGACACCGCGTCCGGGGCGGCGCCGTCAGCCGCGTGCTCCGAGGACATGGCGGCGTCCGCCGTGGCGGCCCGGGCGAGCAGCTCGCTCCGTCGGGCCCGCCTGCCGGCCCAGGCGGTGGTCGTGTTGTTGCGGATCAGCCGGAGGACGGCCTCCCGGCGGCTCACCTGCGGGCGTCGCCAGGCGGCGAGGCCGACGGCGGCGAGGAGGGCGGTGCCGTTGAAGAGGTCGGGGATCCAGATGGGCAGGCCGGCGAGTTGCAGGCCTTTGACGCCGACGGCGAGGGTGTAGGCGGCGACGACGGTGCCCCAGATGTTGAAGCGGCCGCCGCGGAACTGGGTGGAGCCGAGGAAGACGGCGGCGATGACGGGGAGCAGGTAGCCCGGTCCGACGGTGGGGTCTCCGGTGGACAGCTGGGAGGTCAGCAGGACGCCGGCGAGCCCGGCCACCGCGCCGGAGGTCATCAGCGCGGACAGGACGATCCGGGAGATCCGGACACCGGCCAGCGCGGCGGCCTCGCTGTTGCCGCCCATGGCATCGACGTTGCCGCCGGTGGCGTAGACGCGGCGGCCGGCCGGTGTGCGTTCGAGGACGTACCAGAGGAGTCCGGCGACGGCGAGCATGATGTAGACGGGGTAGGTGATGCCGAGGAGTTGGCCGGTGCCGAGTTCGGCGAAGCCGGTGGGGAGGTTGACGATCTGCTGGCTGCTGGAGATCCAGGCGATGGCCGCGGCCAGCAGTGAGCTGACGGCGAGGGTGGCGATGAAGGAGGGGATCCGGGCGCGGGTGATCATCAGCCAGGAGAACAGGCCGACGGCCGCGCCGGCCACCAGTGACAGCAGGATGGCGAGTGGGGCGGGTACGTTGCCCACCAGCAGGCGGGCGGCGAGGATGGCTCCGAGTCCGACCTGGGCGCCGATGGCGAGGTCGATGACGCCGGCCGCGGTGGGGACGACCAGGCCGACGGCGACCAGGCAGGTGACGGCCTGGTCGGAGAGCAGGGAGCGCCAGGTGCCGGAGGTGAGGAAGGTGTCGGGGACCCACAGGGCGAACACCAGGACCATGAACGCGAGCAGGTACAGCGCGGAGATGTTGCGGAACGCCACCGCCCGCCGGACCCGCACCGACCAGGGCAGCTCCGGCACCTTCGGCAGCTGGGACAACGCGTCCGGGGCGGGCACCGCTGGAACCGCCTCGGACGTTGTCGCGGTCGCCGTGCTCCGCGTGGGGTCCGGATCCCTCTTGGTTGTCTGCATCATCCTCACTCCGCTCCGCTCGTGCCGCTGTTGCTTCCGGCCGTCTGGAGGCCCAACTCGTCGCGGACCAGGCGTTCCTCGGTCAGGGACTCACGCGGAACCTCGCTCACCACCCGGCCGTCCTTGAGCACCAGCACGCGGTCGCACAGGGACACCAGTTCCTTCGTGTCCGAGGAGCAGACCAGGACGCCGGTCCCGTCGCGCCGCGCGTTCAGGACCAACTCGTGGAGGGCCGCTATCGCGCCCACGTCGACGCCCTGGGTGGGTTCGTCGAGCAGGAGCACGCGAGGGCGGACGCGCAGCCACTTGGCCAGCACGATCTTCTGCTGGTTGCCGCCGCTGAACAGCTTCAGCGGTTGCTCGGGATTGGGCGGGCGAAGCCCGACGGTGTGCATCCAGGAGCGGGTCTGCGCGCGCTCGGCCCGCCTGTCCAGACGCCAGAAGGACCGTCGCAGCGGACGCAGCAGCGGCAGCGTCAGGTTCTCCCGGACACTCATGTCCATGACCACGCCGCTACGGCGGCGATCGGCGGGTACGTACGCCATCCCGCTGCCGATCGCCGCGCCCGTGTCGTCGGGGACCAGCTCCCGTCCGTCCACCTCCACCCGGCCGCCGGACCGGTGTCGGGCACCGAACAGCATCGGCGCGAGCTGCTCCCGCCCCGAACCCAGGATGCCGCTGATCCCGACGATCTCGCCGGCCCGCAGGGTCAGCGAGAAGTCGCTGATCTCCCCGCCGCCGAGGCCGGTCACGCTCAGCACCGGCTCACCGGTCCCGCCCCGGTGCGTCACAGCCGTCCCGTCGATCTCGCGACCGGCGATGAGCGTCACCATCGTGTCGTGGTCGAGTTCACCGGTGGCCTGCTCGGCGACGACGCGCCCGTCTCGCAGCACCACCACCCGGTCGGCGAGTTCGAGTACCTCGTCGAGCCGGTGGGAGATGAAGACGACCCCGGCCCCGGACGAGGCGACCCGCCGGATCGCCTCGAACAGCACCTTCACCTCGTCGCCGTGCAGCGCCGCCGTGGGCTCGTCGAGCACCAGCACGTTGTCCGGACGGCTCCAGCCGTCCATCGCCCGGGCGATCGCGACGATCGCCCGCTGCGCCGGTGACAGCTTCCCGACCGGGACCGTCACGTCCAGGGTGGCGCCGAACCGGGCGATGAGCTGCTGGGCGTGCCGCCGCTCGGCGGCCCCGCGGACGGGGGCGAACGCCCGTCCGCGCTCGGACCTGCCCAGCCCGAGGTTCTCCACCGTCGTCAGGATGTCGGCCAGACCGAGATCCTGGTGGATGAAGTGCAGGCCCTCGCGGGCGGCCGCTCCCTCCATCAGCGCGCCCTCGGCGTCACGGACCTCGATGACCGTCCCGGGATCGGCCTGGTGGACACCGGCCAGAACCTTGACCAGGGTCGACTTGCCCGAGCCGTTGTGTCCGAGCACCGCGACGACTTCCCCCGGACGGACCTCCAACGACACGCCGTCCAGGGCCTTCAGACCCGGGAACGTCTTCGACATGCCCTCGATCCGGAGCAGTGGCGCCGCGGTGTCCGTCATCAGGACGCCCGCCACAGGGTGGCGAACCGCTGGGCGAAGTCGGGGAACGCCGACCAGCCACGGGTGGGGTCGAAGGTGATGTCCTGCTGCTCCAGGAACTGCTCGGGCACCTCGCCGGCCTCCTCGCTCGCCGTCGGCCGGCCACCCTCGATCAGACGCGCCGCCGCGTCGACGGCCGTCCAGGTGGAGACCGGGAAGTCGATGTTCAGTGCGGCGGTCAGCGCGCCGTCCTTGATGTCCTGCAGGTTGCCGGCGGTGGGGCCGAAGCCGACGGTCGTGACGGACAGGCCGGCGGCCTTCAGCGCCGCGGGCAGGCCGCCGGCCGCCGAGAGGCTCACGAACACCGCGGCCTTCGTGTCGGGGTGGGCCTGCAGGTCGGTCACCACGGTGCGCGGCGCCGTCGTGCCGATGGTGCTCACGTCGATGGGGACGACACGCACCTTGCAGGACGGGCAGTTGGCCTTCATCTCGTCCTGGAAGGCCTTCTGCACCGGGGTCGAGATGTCGAGGGCGGGCAGGGTGTAGAGCACCGTTTCGGTCTCCGCGCCCTTCTTGGCGATCACCCAGTCGGCGAGGAGCTTGCCGTTGCGCCGACTCAGGTCCTCACCGAGGTAGTTGAAGGTGATTCCGTACGGCTTGACGTCCTTGGCGATCTGCAGGGAGACCACCTTGGTGCCGGCGTCGCTGAGCTTCTTCAGGCCACCGCCGAACAGGGCCGGGTCGATGGCGCCGAGGAGCACGGCGTCCGGATTCATCGAGCCGACGCTCGACGCGGCGGCCTGCGCGGTCTGTGCCGTCGCACCGGCGTTCACGACCGTCAGCGTTCCGCCGAGCCCCTTGACCGCCTGCTGCACGAACGTGCCCACCAGGGCGCAGATGGGTGTCGAGCACTGCAGATAGACGAACTTCTTGCCGGCCGGCAGCTGTTGCGCCAGCTGGTCGGACACCGGAAAGGCGGTCGGCGGGACGGTGTAGCCCTGGATCGCCGCCTTCGCCGCGTCGACGTTCGCCGCCTGCCCCGGTGCCGCGGCCGGGCCCGACGGGGTGGCCGAGCCGGCCGAGGAGCTGCAGGCCGCGACCGATACGACGGTGACCGCCGAGATGCACGCCGCGGTCACCCGCCAGGCGGTGCGGCGGTT
The sequence above is a segment of the Kitasatospora sp. NBC_00240 genome. Coding sequences within it:
- a CDS encoding ABC transporter permease, whose product is MPAPDALSQLPKVPELPWSVRVRRAVAFRNISALYLLAFMVLVFALWVPDTFLTSGTWRSLLSDQAVTCLVAVGLVVPTAAGVIDLAIGAQVGLGAILAARLLVGNVPAPLAILLSLVAGAAVGLFSWLMITRARIPSFIATLAVSSLLAAAIAWISSSQQIVNLPTGFAELGTGQLLGITYPVYIMLAVAGLLWYVLERTPAGRRVYATGGNVDAMGGNSEAAALAGVRISRIVLSALMTSGAVAGLAGVLLTSQLSTGDPTVGPGYLLPVIAAVFLGSTQFRGGRFNIWGTVVAAYTLAVGVKGLQLAGLPIWIPDLFNGTALLAAVGLAAWRRPQVSRREAVLRLIRNNTTTAWAGRRARRSELLARAATADAAMSSEHAADGAAPDAVSELPELPWSVRVRRAVAFRNISALYLLAFMVLVFALWVPDTFLTSGTWRSLLSDQAVTCLVAVGLVVPTAAGVIDLAIGAQVGLGAILAARLLVGNVPAPLAILLSLVAGAAVGLFSWLMITRARIPSFIATLAVSSLLAAAIAWISSSQQIVNIPTGFAELGTGQLLGITYPVYIMLAVAGLLWYVLERTPAGRRVYATGGNPQAAALVGVRPARVILFALMTSGVVAGLAGLLLTSQLSTGDPTVGPGYLLPVIAAVFLGSTQFRGGRFNIWGTVVAAYTLAVGVKGLQLAGLPIWIPDLFNGTALLAAVGLAAWRRAPATRRIGLGRFRRPQPGSR
- a CDS encoding sugar ABC transporter ATP-binding protein; this translates as MTDTAAPLLRIEGMSKTFPGLKALDGVSLEVRPGEVVAVLGHNGSGKSTLVKVLAGVHQADPGTVIEVRDAEGALMEGAAAREGLHFIHQDLGLADILTTVENLGLGRSERGRAFAPVRGAAERRHAQQLIARFGATLDVTVPVGKLSPAQRAIVAIARAMDGWSRPDNVLVLDEPTAALHGDEVKVLFEAIRRVASSGAGVVFISHRLDEVLELADRVVVLRDGRVVAEQATGELDHDTMVTLIAGREIDGTAVTHRGGTGEPVLSVTGLGGGEISDFSLTLRAGEIVGISGILGSGREQLAPMLFGARHRSGGRVEVDGRELVPDDTGAAIGSGMAYVPADRRRSGVVMDMSVRENLTLPLLRPLRRSFWRLDRRAERAQTRSWMHTVGLRPPNPEQPLKLFSGGNQQKIVLAKWLRVRPRVLLLDEPTQGVDVGAIAALHELVLNARRDGTGVLVCSSDTKELVSLCDRVLVLKDGRVVSEVPRESLTEERLVRDELGLQTAGSNSGTSGAE
- a CDS encoding substrate-binding domain-containing protein produces the protein MLAKFSDARTSSATRGRRSNRRTAWRVTAACISAVTVVSVAACSSSAGSATPSGPAAAPGQAANVDAAKAAIQGYTVPPTAFPVSDQLAQQLPAGKKFVYLQCSTPICALVGTFVQQAVKGLGGTLTVVNAGATAQTAQAAASSVGSMNPDAVLLGAIDPALFGGGLKKLSDAGTKVVSLQIAKDVKPYGITFNYLGEDLSRRNGKLLADWVIAKKGAETETVLYTLPALDISTPVQKAFQDEMKANCPSCKVRVVPIDVSTIGTTAPRTVVTDLQAHPDTKAAVFVSLSAAGGLPAALKAAGLSVTTVGFGPTAGNLQDIKDGALTAALNIDFPVSTWTAVDAAARLIEGGRPTASEEAGEVPEQFLEQQDITFDPTRGWSAFPDFAQRFATLWRAS